The following coding sequences lie in one Vitis vinifera cultivar Pinot Noir 40024 chromosome 19, ASM3070453v1 genomic window:
- the LOC132253470 gene encoding heavy metal-associated isoprenylated plant protein 41-like, with the protein MAVGEEMVKDEVGVEEQEKRLMHYSSFHQILLVGEGDFSFSLCLAHSFASASNIVASSLDPYDVLIKMYKKAKSNLEALEKLGASLLFGVDATKMKLHTDLKMWKFDRIIYNFPHAGFHGKEDNRLMINMHRDLVHGFFRNASGMLRANGEIHVNHKTTAPFSHWNLEELASQNSLVLFECVDFKKEDYPGYNNKRGAGSRCDEPFRLGACGTFKFRFSPIAMKMSRIVCHSDLNHRGSQQINLMQMQQWPGSSDYRGPGRNILANMNGIPRHMGLPLTIFDGYFNHAVETFGRNGYDVGYTVHEAFRLGFERYMAEGPGRTLTGYINLLQELQHLSRLRSAFLQRMLLGPDHYL; encoded by the exons ATGGCTGTCGGGGAGGAAATGGTGAAAGATGAAGTGGGTGTGGAAGAACAAGAGAAACGGTTGATGCATTATTCCTCgtttcatcaaattctcttgGTTGGTGAAGGAgacttctctttctctctgtgTTTGGCTCActcttttgcttctgcttccaACATCGTTGCTTCTTCTCTCGACCCATATG ATGTTCTGATAAAGATGTACAAGAAAGCAAAATCAAATTTGGAAGCTTTAGAGAAGCTGGGAGCATCTCTTTTATTTGGAGTGGATGCAACCAAGATGAAGCTTCATACTGATCTGAAGATGTGGAAATTCGACCGCATTATATATAACTTTCCTCATGCAGGCTTCCATGGAAAGGAAGACAACAGGCTTATGATTAA TATGCATAGGGATCTTGTGCATGGTTTCTTCAGGAATGCAAGTGGCATGCTAAGAGCCAATGGTGAAATTCATGTAAATCACAAAACCACAGCTCCATTTTCCCACTGGAATCTTGAGGAACTTGCTTCTCAAAACTCTCTGGTGCTGTTTGAGTGTGTTGATTTTAAGAAAGAGGACTACCCAGGCTATAACAATAAGAGAGGAGCTGGTTCAAGATGTGATGAGCCCTTCCGTTTGGGAGCTTGCGGTACTTTCAAATTCAGATTCTCCCCCATTGCTATGAAAATGTCCAGAATCGTGTGCCACTCTGATTTAAATCACCGAGGATCTCAGCAAATTAATCTAATGCAAATGCAGCAGTGGCCAGGTTCATCTGATTACAGAGGTCCTGGAAGAAATATTTTAGCAAATATGAATGGCATCCCAAGGCATATGGGGTTACCTTTAACAATCTTTGATGGATACTTCAATCATGCTGTGGAAACATTTGGAAGAAATGGTTACGATGTGGGCTATACTGTTCATGAAGCATTTAGGCTTGGCTTTGAAAGATATATGGCTGAAGGTCCAGGAAGAACCTTGACTGGTTACATAAACCTTCTGCAAGAGCTTCAACATTTGAGCAGGTTGAGATCAGCATTCCTACAAAGGATGTTATTGGGTCCTGATCACTACTTGTAA